The DNA segment ACGAGTCCGATCTGCGGGAGGTCTGCGGGCGCGCGCCCGGCGAGGGAAGGTTCCGGCTCGCGGCGGCCGCCCGCGACATGGGTGAACTCCGTTCCCAGCTGGACGCGTTCGCCGCCGGTACGGCGGCCCCGGGTCTCAGCGTCGGGGAGGCGGGCGGTCGCCGGCCGCGAGTGGCGTTCCTGTTCTCCGGCAACGGCTCGCAATGGGTCGGCATGGGACGGCAGTTGCTCGCCGGGATGCCGGTGTTCCGCCGCTCCATGATGCGTTCGGACCGGCGGATGCGGGAGCTGCTGGGCTTCTCCCTGGTGGACCAGCTCCTCGCGGCCGACGGGCGCCTGGACGACATGGACGTCTTCCAGCCGCTGCTGTTCTGTATGCAGGTCGCGCTGGCCGACGCCTGGCGCTCGCTGGGGGTGGAGCCGGACGTCGTGGTGGGCCAGAGCGTCGGCGAGTTCGCCGCCTCGCACATCGCCGGGGCGCTCGATTTCGAGGACGCGGCACGGCTGGCGGCCTGCCACGGCAGGCTGCTCCAGCAGCTGGCCGTCGGCCGCGGCGACGGCATCGTGGTCACCACCGACGCCGCCGCCGTCCGGCCGTATCTGACCGGGCAGCTCACCGTGTCCGGCCACAACGGCCCGGACTCCACGCTGGTCACCGGCGCCCCGCAGGAGATCGACGCGCTCGTCCAGCGGCTGACCGAGGAGGGGATCACGACCCATCGGGTGCGGATGGGCCACGCGCCCCACTCCCCGCTGGTCGACCACGTCCTCGCCCCGCTGCGGGCCGAACTCGCCGGCATCAGGCCCCGGACGACCCGCGTCCCGATGATCTCGACGGTCACCGGCGAGCGCGTCGACGGCGCCGAACTCGGGCCCGGCTACTGGGCGGACAACCTGCGCCACGAGATCCAGATGGTCAAGGCCCTCACGGCGCTGGGCGCGCACGACGTCGACGCGGTCGTCGAACTCTCTCCCCACCCCCTCCTGCTCAAGCCGGCCTCGCAACTCCTGGACGCGGCGACCCTGCCCTCGCTGCGACGCGGCGCCGACGAGGCGCAGACCCTGCTGAGTTCGCTCGGCGCGCTGTACGCCGCCGGCCATCCCGTCACGGCGTCCCCGTTCCGCACGGGCGACCGGGGACGGCATGTCGCCCCGGTGCAGGGCGCCCCCGCGGGCGACGAAGACCTGCGTCTCGTACCGGTCTCCGCCCATTCGGCGGCGGCCCTCGCCGACACCTGCCGTGCCCTGTCGAACCATGTCGAACGCGACGCGGGCCTGCGGGTGTCCGACCTCGCCTACACGCTCGCGACCCGGCGCACCCATCTGAACCACCGGGTGGCGCTGCTGGCCGGCAGCCGGCAGGACGTGCTGGACGGGCTCGCCCGGGTCGCCGCCGGACGCCCGCACCCCGACGTCGTCACCGGCACGGTGTCCGGCGGCACCGACCGGCGGGTGGCCCTTGTCTTCTCCGGCGGCGGGACCCAATGGGTCGGCATGGGACGGGAGTTGCTACGCACGCATGCCGGGTTCCGCGACTGGATGCACGCCTGCGACACCGCCGTCCGCGCGGCCGGCGGCTGCTCGGTGCTCGAACAGCTCGCCGCTCCCGAGAGCGCGGCCCGGTTCGAGGAGATGGACTTCCAGCAGCCGGTCCTGTTCGCCCTCCAGGTGTCGCTGGCGCGGGTCTGGCTGGGGCTCGGCATCCAGCCGGCCGCCGTCGTCGGGCACAGTCTGGGCGAGGTCGCGGCCGCGTGTGTCGCGGGAGCGCTGTCGCTGGACGACGCGGCCCGGGTCGTCGTGGCCCGGTCGCATCTGCTCGAACGCGAGGCGGCCCCCGGCGCCATGATCTCGGTCGACCTGCCGGAGGCGGAGCTGCTGCCGTGGCTCGCGCCGTACGCCGAGCACGCGGCCGTCGCCGTCGTCAACAGCCCCACCAGCGCGGCGGTTTCGGGCTCGCCCGAGGCGGTCCGCGCCCTGGAGGCGGACCTGCGGGCGGCCGGGATCTCGACCAGGAACATCCGGGTCGAGCGGCCGGTGCACAGCCCGGGCATGGATCCGCTGACCGGGCCGCTGCGTGAACGCATCGACGGCATCGTCCCGTTGACCGGCAGCATCGACTTCCACTCCACGGCACTGGCCGGGGCGGTGAACCCGGTCGTGGACGTCGACTACTGGGTGCACAATCTGCGCAACCAGGTCCGGTTCGCCGAGACGATCGGCGCGCTGGTCGAGGACGGCGTCGGCACCTTCGTGGAGATCGGCCCGCACGAGACGCTGCGCGGCGCGGTCGAGGAGATCGCGCTGACCCAGGGTGCCCGGGTGCACGCGGTCAACTCCCTGCGGCGCGGCGAGAGCGATCTGCGGTGCCTGCTGGAGGCGGCCGCGTCGCTGCACGTCAGGGGGGTGCCGCTGAGCTTCGACACGCTGTTCGCGGACGATGCCGAGGTCGTGGAGACCCCGCTCGTGCAGTGGCAGAATGAGCGCTACTGGCTGGATGCCGTGCCGCGCGTCGACGGTGTCGTGCCCAGTACGGTCGTACCGGTCGTACCGGGCGCGGCGGCCGTGTCGACCGGGTCGGCCGCCTCGGCTGTACCGTCCGCATCGGCTGTGCCTGCCGCCTCGGCCGTGGCGGTCGCGGAGGCCGTGGCCGAGCCGGTGGGTACGGCCGCGCCGGGCAGGTCGGTGGAGGAGCTGGTCCTCGGCGAGATCGCCGATGTGCTGGGCGTGCCGGAGGACCGGTTCGACGCGGGGTCGAGCCTGCGCGACTTCGGGCTCGACTCGATGCTCGCGATCCGCCTGGTCAACCGGGTGCAGTCGCTGTTCGGGCAGCGGGTGTCGCCGGTGGTGTTCCTGGACGGCCGGAGCATCTCCGAGATCGTCGGCCATCTCGGTGAGGTGGTCGGCGGGCAGAGCGCGTCGGCCCCGGCCGTCACCCAGGCCCCGCCCGCGGCCGTCTCCTCCGCCCAAGCCCCGACCGCGGCACCACGGCCCACCCCCACCCCGCCCTCCCCTGCCACCGTCCCCGCCGCCACTCCCGCCCCGTCCCGCACCCCCCTCGACACGCTCTCCGCCCTCTCCGAACTGGACGCCGAGGAACTCCTGGAGGAGCTCGCCGCCCGCGGCCTCCTCGAACCCACCGACGCGCCCGCCATCGGCCAACTCCGCGCCGAGGGGCTCGGCTTCGCACTGGCACCGGCGTCGCACGGCCAAGCCTCGCTGTGGTTCATGCAGCAGATCGACCCGGACGCCGTGCCGTACAACTTCATGGTGGCCGCCCGGGTCCGGACCGAGGTCGACGCACCGGCCCTGGAACGCGCCGTGGCGGCCGTGATGCGGCGGCACCCCGCGCTGCGCACGATCTTCGTGGAGGCGGGCGGCAGCCCGTACCAGGTCATCCTCGACCAGCCGGAGTACGAGTTCCTGGTCACGGACAGCACGCACCTGGACGACGCGCAGGCCCGCGAGGAACTCGCCGTGTACGGCCACATGCCGCTGGACCTGGACAACGGGCCGCTGGTGCGGGTCGTCCTGATGACGCGCGGACCGGCCGACCACTATCTGCTGGTCCTCGTGCACCACATCGCCTCGGACGCCGCGTCGGCCGATGTGATGATCCGCGAACTCCAGGCGTTCTACGAGGGCGTCGACCCCGAGACCGTCGAACCGGTCGCGCCGTACACGGAGTTCGTGGAGTGGGAGCGTCAGTGGCTGGCCGGCCCCGCCGCGGAGGCGGCGCTGGACTGGTGGTCGCGGCGGCTGGCCGATCCGCCCGCCCACCTCGATCTGTCCCCGTCGAGCGCCCGCCCGGTGTCACCTACGAGGGCCGCGACCTCGCCTTCCGCTGGAGCGCCGAAGAGACGCGGGCGCTGCGGGAGTTCGCGGTGCGCGAGGGGGTGTCGATCAGCACCGTGGTGCTGGCCGGATTCTTCGCGACCCTGAATCGCGCGGCCGGCGTCGAGGACTCGGTCCTCGCCACCGCCATCGCGCAACGCGCGGAATCCGGCTGGGAGTCCGCCATCGGCTACTACCTGAACACGGTCCTGGTACGGGCGAAACCGGCCGGTGACCGGGGCTTCAGGGAGCTGCTGGGTGAGGTGCACGCGTTCTCGCTCGGCCTGCTGGAGCACATGAACTACCCGCTCGACCTGCTGGCGTCCGAACTGAAGCCCCCGCGGGCCGAGGGCCGCTCGCCGTGGTTCGACGTCGTCCTCAACTGGCTCTCCTCGGACGCCTTTCCGCGCTCCGTGAAGCTCTTCCACGGCATCGGCGACACCATCGCGCCCGAGGGCGCGCTGCCCCTGGAGCCGCTGCCCGTACGCAGGCACCTCGCCAAGTTCGACCTGGAGATCTCGATGGCCGAGATCGGCGGCGAGGTCGTCGGCCATGTCCAGTACAAACCGAGCTACCTGGAGAAGCGGACCGTGACGGCACTGCTCGCGCTCTACCGCACCGTGCTCTTCGACTCGATCGCCCACCCCGGCCTGGCACTCGACGAGATCGCGCCGGCCGGCCGTCCTGAGGAGACGGACCAGTGACCCAGACCCTGCACACCAGGTTCATCGAACAGGCCGGGAAGACCCCGGACGCCACCGCGGTCTATTCCGACGCCGGGGTGCTGACCTACCGCGAACTGGACGACCGTTCGCGCGAGTTGGCCGAACGGCTGGTCACCGAGGGCGCCGGGCCCGGGGTCCCGGTCGGCGTCTGCGTCGAGCGCGCGCCCGGCCTCCTCGTCGCCATCCTGGCCGTCCTGCGCGCCGGCTCCTGCTATGTGCCGCTGGACCCGAGGTACCCGGCCGAGCGGCTGGACTTCATGGTCCGCGACAGCGGCACGAACCTGCTGCTGACCACGCCCGCGTCCCGGGAGAACTGCCCGGCGGGCCCGACCCTGGTGGTGCTGGACGCGGCCGTGACGACCGAGCCGGGCGAGAAGCCCGTACCGGTCGTACCCGCCGACACCGCCTACGTGATCTACACCTCGGGCTCCACGGGGACGCCCAAGGGGGTGCCGGTCCGGCACGGCGGCTGCGCGGCCATGCTGTCCGCCTGGGACCACGTGCTCGGCGACCGCGACCTCGGCGGGGTCTCGGCGGCCAGCTCGATCTGCTTCGACATGTCCGTGATGGAGATCTTCCCGGCCCTGAGCCGGGGCGGCGCCCTCGTGCTGGTGGAGAGCACCGTCCATCTGCCCGAGAGCCCCCACGCGGACAAGGTCACCCTGCTGCACGCCATCCCGTCGGTGACCAACGCCCTGCTCGACGCGGGCGGGCTGCCGCCGAACCTGCGCACGGTCGTGTTCGGCGGCGAGCCGCTGCGGCGCAAGCTGGTGGACCGGGTGTACGCGGAGACCGGCGCGGAGGTCTTCAACGCCTACGGTCCCACCGAGGGCACCGTCTTCTGCACGCTGGGCCCGGTGCCGAGGGAGGGTACCGGCGAGCCCACGATCGGCGCGGCGGCGGCCGGTGCCCGCCTGTACGTGCTGGACGAGGACCGGAAACCGGTGCCGGCCGGTGTCCCCGGTGAGCTGTACCTCGGCGGCGCGGGTGTCGCCCACGGCTATCTGAACCGGCCGGAGACCACCGCCGAGCGGTTCGTGCCCGACCCGTTCCAGGGCGACGGGCACCTGTACCGCACCGGCGACGTCGTCGTACAGACCGGCAGCGGTGAACTGGAGTTCGTCGGCCGCACGGACAACCAGGTCAAGGTGCGCGGCCATCGCATCGAGCTGGAGGAGGTCGAGTCCCGGCTGACCGGCTGCCCCGAGGTCCGCGAGGCCGCGGTCGTCGTCCGCGGGCGCAGGCTCGTCGGCTATGTCGTGACCGAAGGCGGGTCCCGGGAGGGCGTACGGCTGGACGCCGGGCTCCAGGCCACCATCACCGGCAAGCTGGCCGCCGAACTGCCCGAGTACATGGTGCCGCAGGCGATCGTGGTCCTGGACGAGCTGCCGCTGACGCCGGGCGGGAAGCTGGACCGCGCCGCCCTGCCCGAGCCGCCGGCCGCCGACAGCGGGCCGGTGACCGCCGCGGGCACGCCGACGGAGGTCGCGCTCTCGGAGATCTGGGGCCAGCTGCTCGGCCTGGAACCGGCGGGCATCGACGTCCGGGCCGCGTTCTACGACCTCGGCGGCGACTCGCTGCTGCTGGTGCGGCTGGCCCGGCTGATGACCCGGCGCTTCGACCGCCGGGTGCGGGTGCCCGACCTCTTCCGCTTCCGTGACATCCACTCGCTGGGCCGCTGGCTCGACGAGGACGGCGACGCCACCCCCGAGGTGGTCGAGTCGGCCCGCCGCCGCGCCGCCGTGCGCCGTGCCGCGCTGCGCGGCCGGGCCTCCGCCCCCGGCAACTGAGCGATCCGCCGCCGGTAACCCGGCTTTCCCGCACACCACTTGAGCAGGAGCCCCTCATGTCCGAAAGTCCCGAGCAGGACTACGACCCGGGCGACGTGGCCGTCATCGGCATCTCGTGCAAGGCGCCCGGTGCCCGCACCAAGGAGCAGTTCTGGGACAACCTCCTGCACGGCAGGGAGTCCGTGCGGTTCCTGGAGAAGGACGAGATCAAGGTCGACGAGACCCTGATCAACAACCCGTACTACGTGCGGGCCTGCGGCACCCTCGACGGGTACGACGCGTTCGACCCGTCGGTGTTCGGCATCAGCGACCGGATGGCGGCCGCGATGACCCCGGAGAACCGGCTGTTCGTGGAGAGCGCCTGGGAGGCGCTGGAGGACGGCGGTTACGACCCCGAGCGGGTGCCGGGCGAGATGGGCATCTACGGCGCCAACAACCCGCAGACGGCGGCCCTTTACGGCACTCCCCCGGACCGGGTGTCGGTCGGTCCCGAGGCGATCGAGCACGGCCTGGCCTGGTCGCCGGACACCATGACGTCCAACGCGCTGTACTACATCGGGCTGACCGGTGAGGCCGTCACCGTCACCACCGCGTGCGCCGGATTCCACTACGCGGTGCATCTGGCCTGCCAGTCACTGCTGTTGGGGCAGACCGACATGGCGATCGCCGGGGGCGCGATGGTCCGGCTTCCGCACCCGCGCGGCCATCTGTGGGAGGAAGGCCGCATCCTGTCCCGGGACGGCCACTGCCGCCCGTTCGACGCGGCCGGCACCGGCGCCGCGCTGTCCAGCGGTGTCGTCACCATGCTGCTCAAGCCGCTCGGCCAGGCCGTCGCCGACCGCGACCACATCTACGCCGTGGTCAAGGGCTCGGCCATCAACAACAACGGCGTCAGCGCGATGGCGTACGGGCTGGCGCAGCCCGAGCGGCTCAGCGCGTGCATCGCGGCCGCGATGCAGGTCGGCGGCGTCACCCCGGACACGGTGTCCATGTACGAGGCGAACGGGCTCGGGCTGCCGATCACCGACCAGCTCGAAGTGCACGCCGTGGGCATGGCGTTCGGCAAGCAGACCGGCACCTGCTCGATCGGCGGGGTCAAGGGCAACGTCGGCCACGGCGGGGTGGTGGCGGGCGGCTTCGGCGCCATGAAGGCCACGATGGCGCTGTACCACCGGACGCTGGCGCCGACGATCAACCTGACCGATCCGGACCCGGAGATCGACTTCCCCAGCACCCCGTTCGTGCCCCAACTGGAGTCCGCGGACTGGGAACCGGAGGCCGGCGTCCGCCGCGCGGGGATCACCGCGATCGGCGGTGGCGGCTACAACGGGCACCTGGTGCTCGAAGAGGCGCCGACGCGCACCGAACGCGCCCCCGAGGCCGTCGGCAGGCCGCGCCTGGCCACGCTGTCCGCCCTGGACGACGACGCGCTCGCGCGGCAGCGCGCCCGGCTGCGGGACCGGCTGCTGGCCGACCCAGCTCTGCGCCTCGACGACGTGTGCTTCAGCCTCAACCTGGGCCGCCGGACGATGGACCGCCGGTGGGCGGCCGTGGTCCGCAGCCGCGAGGAGCTGATCGAGGCGCTGTCCGCCGACTCCGCGGGCGGCCCGTCCGTCACGACCGCCGCCGCGCCGCAGGTGGACGCGGACGCCCTGCCGCACGGCGACCACGGGATCGTACCGGCCGCGCCGGACGACGACCGGGCGCTGTCCGCGCTCGCCGCCGCCTGGGTGAACGGCCGGCGGGTGGACTTCCGCCCGCTGCACCAGGGAGAGGCGAGCCACCGCGTGCCGCTGCCCACCTACCCGTTCCGGCCGCGCCGGCTCTGGCGCACCGAATGGTGAGGGCGGGCGCCCCGGCGCCGGCCACCGTGGACCTGGGCGACCCGGACACCTTCGCGGACCACGACCTCGACGGGTTCTGGCGCACCCTGCGGGACACCGCGCCGGTGTACTGGAACCCCCCGGCGGGCGGCCGCCGCGGCTTCTGGGCGCTGTCCCGGTACGACGACATCATGGCCGCCTACCGGGACGATCTGCACCTCACCTCCGAGCGCGGCAATGTGCTGGTCACGCTGCTGGGCGGGGGCGACGCCGGGGCCGGGCGGATGCTGGCCGTCACCGACGGGCACCGCCACCACGAGCTGCGTAAGATCCTCCAGCGGGTGCTCTCGCCGCGGGTGCTCAGCGAGGTCGCGGCGGCGGTGCGGGCCAACACCCGGCGGCTGATCCGCGAGGCGGTCGAGGCCGGGGGCTGCGACTTCGCCGAGGAGATCGCGAGCCGTATCCCGATGACCACGATCTCCAATCTGCTCGGGGTGCCCGAGCAGGACCGGGACTATCTGCTCGCCCAGACCAAGGCGGCGCTGTCGGCCGACACCGAGGACGTCGACGAGGTCGACTCCGAGATGGCCCGCAACGAGATCCTGCTGTACTTCATGGACATGGTCGAGGAGCGGCGGGAGGCGCCGGGCGACGATGTGATCAGCATGCTGGTCGCGAGCTCCATCGACGGAGTGCCGCTGTCCGACGAGGACATCGTGCTCAACTGCTACAGCCTGATCATCGGCGGCGACGAGACCAGCCGGCTGACGATGATCGACGGTGTGCACAGCCTCGCCGCCCGGCCCGGTCAGTGGCGGCGGCTCAAGGACGGCGAGGTCGCGATCGACACCGCCGTGGACGAGGTGCTGCGCTGGGCCTCCCCCACCCTGCACTTCGGGCGCACCGTGGTGCGTGAGACCGAGGTGCACGGGGTACGGCTGCGGCCGGGCGAGATCGTCACGCTCTGGCACGCCTCCGGCAACCGGGACGAGCGGGTCTTCGAGCGGCCCGGGGAGTTCGACCTCGGCCGCACCCCCAACAAGCATCTGGCCTTCGGCTACGGACCGCACTTCTGCCTCGGCTCCTACCTCGCCAAGGTGGAGATCGCCGAACTGCTGATGGCCCTCCGGGACTTCACCACCGGCTTCGAGCAGACCGGCGAGGCGCTGCGCATCCGGTCGAACTTCCTCACCGGGTACTCCACGCTGCCGGTGCGGTTGTGGCCCGACCCCCGCGCGATGAAGGAGGCGGCAGCCCAGTGAACATCTACCTATCGGGACAAGGGGCGTTCGCGGTGCAGGTCGCGGACGCCCTGGGCGAGGAAGGCCACCGGATCGCGGGCGTGGCCGCCCCCCGGCTGCGCAAGGGGCACTCCGACGAGGGCAACGCGCTGTCCTGGGACCGGCTGCGCGCGTGGGCGTACCCGAGGAGCGTCCCCTGGACGGACTCGGCCGAACTGCGCGCGATGCACATCCCCGACGGGGTGGACCTCATCGTCGCCGCCCACTCGCACGCCTTCATCGGCCGCGCGACCCGGGCCCGCGCCGCCGTCGCGACCATCGGCTACCACCCCAGTCTGCTGCCGCTGCACCGCGGCCGGGACGCGATCCGGTGGACGATCCGCGACGGCGACAAGGTGACGGGCGGCAGCGTCTACCACCTCACCGAGCGAACCGACGGCGGTCCCGTCGCCGCCCAGGAGCACCTGTTCGTGCCGCCCGGCTCGACCGCGGAGACCCTGTGGCGCGAGCACCTCGCCCCCCTCGGCGTACGCCTGCTGATCCGCGTGGTCACCGACCTCGCCAAGGGCCGCCGTGTCGAGGTCGCCCAGGACGAGAAGCTGGCCACCTGGGAACCCGCGATGGGCGCGCCCCCGCTGTTCAAGCCCGAACTCATCGCGCTGCCGGGCTCGGAACCCGTCGACGGGAGCAGGTGGGCGCTGCACGGGGAGTGAGCGCGGGGCCCGGCGGGGCTCCCGCCTCCCGTCAGAGCCGGCCGGCGTCCAGCACCGCCCGGGCGAAGACGGCGGGGGCCTCTTGCGGGAGGTTGTGGCCGGCGCCCGCCACGACCCGGTGCTCGTAGGGGCCGGTGAAGCGGTCGCGGGTGGGGTCGCCGGGGGCGGTGAAGGGGTCCAGCTCGGGGCTCAGGGTGATGGTGGGGACCTGGATGACGGGCCGGGTGGCGAGCTGCCTCTCGTAGCGGTCGTACCGGCGTTCGCCGTCCGCGAGGCCGAGGCGCCAGCGGTAGTTGTGGATGACGACGGCCGCGTAGTCGGGGTTCTCGAAGGCCGCCGCCGTACGCCGGAAGGTGGCGTCGTCGAACGCCCAGGTGGGTGAGACCTCTTGCCACACCAGGCGGCACAACGCGTCGCGCAGCTCGGGGGTTTCCATGGCCCGGCGGCCGCGTTCGGTGGCGAAGTAGTACTGGTACCACCAGGTGTGCTCGGCGGCGGGCGCGAGCGGCGACTGCTGCGCCTCGACGTCGGTGACGAGGTAGCCGCTGGTGGAGACGAGCGCGGTGACGCGCCCGGGCCACAGCGCGGCGATGATGCCGGCGGTGCGCGAGCCCCAGTCGAAGCCGGCGAGGACGGCCTCGCGGATCTCCAGCGCGTCCATGAGGGCGACGATGTCCAGGGCGACCGCGGCCTGCTGGGCGTTGCGGACCGTGTGCGCGGACCGGAACCGGGTGGTGCCGTGGCCGCGCAGATAGGGCACGATCACGCGGTACCCCTGCCCGGCGAGGAGCGGGGCGACGTCGACGTAGCTGTGGATGTCGTACGGCCATCCGTGCAGGCAGATCACGACGGGGCCGTGGGCCGGGCCCGCCTGCGCGTACCCGATGTCGAGGACGCCCGCGCGGACCCGCTCGAGCGCGGGGAACGTGGTGTGCGCTCCGGGTGCCGGGGCCTCGTCCGCCCCGCCGGGAGCGGCCTGGGCGGCGTCCGCCGACTGCCGGCCGGTCAGGGAGAGCGCGGCCGCGCCGGTCCCGAGGCCGACGGCCTTCCCGAAGGTACGCCGGTCGATCATATGAAACCCTCCGTCGTCCGCATGGCGCGCTGAGGTCAGCTCGCCCGCGACGCTACCGGCCGCTCCCCGCTCCCCGAAGGCGGCGCGAAGGGCGTGGGCGCGGCGGGTTTCCGGGTGGCGCCCGGCGAACTCGGCGAGAACATCACCACCCGCGGTGTCGACCTGCTCGCCCTGCCGGTCGGCCCCGGTCGCGCGTCGGCGCCGAAGCCGTGATCGAGGTGACCGGTCTGCGCGGCCCCTGACGCCCCATCGGGCCCGGCCGAGGCGGTCTGCTCAAGCAGGTCGCCGGCCGC comes from the Streptomyces sp. SUK 48 genome and includes:
- a CDS encoding non-ribosomal peptide synthetase — encoded protein: MTQTLHTRFIEQAGKTPDATAVYSDAGVLTYRELDDRSRELAERLVTEGAGPGVPVGVCVERAPGLLVAILAVLRAGSCYVPLDPRYPAERLDFMVRDSGTNLLLTTPASRENCPAGPTLVVLDAAVTTEPGEKPVPVVPADTAYVIYTSGSTGTPKGVPVRHGGCAAMLSAWDHVLGDRDLGGVSAASSICFDMSVMEIFPALSRGGALVLVESTVHLPESPHADKVTLLHAIPSVTNALLDAGGLPPNLRTVVFGGEPLRRKLVDRVYAETGAEVFNAYGPTEGTVFCTLGPVPREGTGEPTIGAAAAGARLYVLDEDRKPVPAGVPGELYLGGAGVAHGYLNRPETTAERFVPDPFQGDGHLYRTGDVVVQTGSGELEFVGRTDNQVKVRGHRIELEEVESRLTGCPEVREAAVVVRGRRLVGYVVTEGGSREGVRLDAGLQATITGKLAAELPEYMVPQAIVVLDELPLTPGGKLDRAALPEPPAADSGPVTAAGTPTEVALSEIWGQLLGLEPAGIDVRAAFYDLGGDSLLLVRLARLMTRRFDRRVRVPDLFRFRDIHSLGRWLDEDGDATPEVVESARRRAAVRRAALRGRASAPGN
- a CDS encoding type I polyketide synthase, with amino-acid sequence MSESPEQDYDPGDVAVIGISCKAPGARTKEQFWDNLLHGRESVRFLEKDEIKVDETLINNPYYVRACGTLDGYDAFDPSVFGISDRMAAAMTPENRLFVESAWEALEDGGYDPERVPGEMGIYGANNPQTAALYGTPPDRVSVGPEAIEHGLAWSPDTMTSNALYYIGLTGEAVTVTTACAGFHYAVHLACQSLLLGQTDMAIAGGAMVRLPHPRGHLWEEGRILSRDGHCRPFDAAGTGAALSSGVVTMLLKPLGQAVADRDHIYAVVKGSAINNNGVSAMAYGLAQPERLSACIAAAMQVGGVTPDTVSMYEANGLGLPITDQLEVHAVGMAFGKQTGTCSIGGVKGNVGHGGVVAGGFGAMKATMALYHRTLAPTINLTDPDPEIDFPSTPFVPQLESADWEPEAGVRRAGITAIGGGGYNGHLVLEEAPTRTERAPEAVGRPRLATLSALDDDALARQRARLRDRLLADPALRLDDVCFSLNLGRRTMDRRWAAVVRSREELIEALSADSAGGPSVTTAAAPQVDADALPHGDHGIVPAAPDDDRALSALAAAWVNGRRVDFRPLHQGEASHRVPLPTYPFRPRRLWRTEW
- a CDS encoding cytochrome P450; its protein translation is MVRAGAPAPATVDLGDPDTFADHDLDGFWRTLRDTAPVYWNPPAGGRRGFWALSRYDDIMAAYRDDLHLTSERGNVLVTLLGGGDAGAGRMLAVTDGHRHHELRKILQRVLSPRVLSEVAAAVRANTRRLIREAVEAGGCDFAEEIASRIPMTTISNLLGVPEQDRDYLLAQTKAALSADTEDVDEVDSEMARNEILLYFMDMVEERREAPGDDVISMLVASSIDGVPLSDEDIVLNCYSLIIGGDETSRLTMIDGVHSLAARPGQWRRLKDGEVAIDTAVDEVLRWASPTLHFGRTVVRETEVHGVRLRPGEIVTLWHASGNRDERVFERPGEFDLGRTPNKHLAFGYGPHFCLGSYLAKVEIAELLMALRDFTTGFEQTGEALRIRSNFLTGYSTLPVRLWPDPRAMKEAAAQ
- a CDS encoding formyltransferase family protein, with amino-acid sequence MNIYLSGQGAFAVQVADALGEEGHRIAGVAAPRLRKGHSDEGNALSWDRLRAWAYPRSVPWTDSAELRAMHIPDGVDLIVAAHSHAFIGRATRARAAVATIGYHPSLLPLHRGRDAIRWTIRDGDKVTGGSVYHLTERTDGGPVAAQEHLFVPPGSTAETLWREHLAPLGVRLLIRVVTDLAKGRRVEVAQDEKLATWEPAMGAPPLFKPELIALPGSEPVDGSRWALHGE
- a CDS encoding alpha/beta hydrolase; its protein translation is MIDRRTFGKAVGLGTGAAALSLTGRQSADAAQAAPGGADEAPAPGAHTTFPALERVRAGVLDIGYAQAGPAHGPVVICLHGWPYDIHSYVDVAPLLAGQGYRVIVPYLRGHGTTRFRSAHTVRNAQQAAVALDIVALMDALEIREAVLAGFDWGSRTAGIIAALWPGRVTALVSTSGYLVTDVEAQQSPLAPAAEHTWWYQYYFATERGRRAMETPELRDALCRLVWQEVSPTWAFDDATFRRTAAAFENPDYAAVVIHNYRWRLGLADGERRYDRYERQLATRPVIQVPTITLSPELDPFTAPGDPTRDRFTGPYEHRVVAGAGHNLPQEAPAVFARAVLDAGRL